A section of the Mangifera indica cultivar Alphonso chromosome 12, CATAS_Mindica_2.1, whole genome shotgun sequence genome encodes:
- the LOC123193733 gene encoding protein MIZU-KUSSEI 1, producing the protein MAQAAAPSPQSPNVPIFSLQPAKKRELSTSKKVMRRFRSVFRSFPIIAPACKLPVSLNRTGLHDSHIHGTRITGTIFGYRKARVNLVIQENPTVLPLLVLELAIPTGKLLQDMASGMVRIALETEKKQNDKTKIVDEPIWTMYCNGRKSGYGVKREPTEEDLGFMQMLHAVSMGAGVLPTDRKDHADGELSYMRAQFERVIGSKDSETYHMQCPDVNISGPELSIFFVRI; encoded by the coding sequence ATGGCACAAGCGGCAGCACCAAGCCCTCAATCCCCGAATGTGCCTATATTTTCTCTCCAACCTGCGAAAAAACGAGAGTTATCGACCTCGAAAAAGGTCATGCGACGGTTCCGTTCCGTTTTCCGATCCTTTCCAATCATCGCTCCCGCATGCAAGCTTCCCGTCTCACTCAACAGGACCGGTCTCCACGACAGCCATATCCATGGGACCCGCATAACCGGGACCATCTTTGGCTACCGAAAAGCTAGGGTTAACCTAGTTATTCAAGAAAACCCTACAGTCCTCCCCCTCCTTGTGCTCGAGCTAGCGATTCCGACTGGAAAGCTCTTGCAGGACATGGCATCGGGGATGGTTAGAATCGCCCTGGAAACCGAAAAGAAGCAAAACGACAAGACGAAGATCGTTGATGAACCAATATGGACGATGTATTGCAATGGAAGAAAATCAGGATATGGGGTGAAGCGGGAGCCAACTGAGGAGGATTTAGGGTTCATGCAAATGCTGCATGCGGTGTCGATGGGGGCCGGCGTTTTGCCGACTGACAGAAAGGACCATGCAGATGGGGAATTGTCTTACATGAGAGCACAATTTGAGCGAGTGATTGGGTCGAAAGATTCAGAGACTTACCATATGCAGTGTCCTGATGTTAATATTTCTGGTCCTGAACTAAGCATTTTCTTTGTAAGGATTTGA